One genomic region from Pseudoduganella dura encodes:
- a CDS encoding MFS transporter, with the protein MSDGQRLLDLKTILLATGVVLTLAMGVRHGFGFWMQPISQANGWSRETYSLAMAMQNLLWGAFGPFAGMVADRWGTMRVVLAGAFAYMAGLVWMATVTEPTLFIVGSGVLIGLGLACTAFGAVSGIIGRAAPPEKRSWAFGISGAASSFGQFLLMPVEQTLISGVGWQNALYLLAAIVVFLMVPMAFRLREPAAQQAAGHRQGIGEAFREAAGNRSFLLLVAGYFVCGFQLVFIGVHMPSYLKDKGIADPKVAVTALALIGLFNIFGSYWAGKLGGRMPKRYLLSLIYFSRAAVIAVFLVLPLSPLSVYLFAAAMGVLWLSTVPLTNGIIAGVFGLSHMSMLAGMVFFSHQIGSFLGVWLGGYLFDLRGSYDLVWGISIGLGVLAGLANLPIDERALARPALKVA; encoded by the coding sequence ATGTCCGACGGCCAGCGCCTCCTCGACCTGAAAACGATCCTGCTCGCCACCGGCGTCGTGCTGACGCTGGCGATGGGCGTGCGCCATGGTTTCGGCTTCTGGATGCAGCCGATTTCGCAGGCCAACGGCTGGAGCCGCGAGACCTATTCGCTGGCGATGGCGATGCAGAACCTGCTGTGGGGCGCCTTCGGGCCGTTCGCCGGCATGGTGGCGGACCGCTGGGGCACGATGCGCGTGGTGCTGGCCGGCGCCTTCGCCTACATGGCGGGCCTGGTCTGGATGGCCACCGTCACCGAACCCACGCTGTTCATCGTCGGCTCCGGCGTGCTGATCGGCCTGGGCCTGGCCTGCACGGCGTTCGGCGCCGTCAGCGGCATCATCGGCCGCGCCGCGCCGCCGGAAAAGCGCTCGTGGGCGTTCGGCATCTCGGGCGCGGCCAGCTCGTTCGGCCAGTTCCTGCTGATGCCGGTCGAGCAGACGCTGATCTCCGGCGTGGGCTGGCAGAATGCGCTGTACCTGCTGGCCGCCATCGTCGTGTTCCTGATGGTGCCGATGGCGTTCCGGCTGCGCGAACCGGCGGCGCAGCAAGCTGCCGGCCACAGGCAGGGCATCGGCGAGGCGTTCAGGGAAGCGGCGGGCAACCGTTCGTTCCTGCTGCTGGTGGCGGGCTACTTCGTGTGCGGCTTCCAGCTGGTGTTCATCGGCGTGCACATGCCGTCCTACCTGAAGGACAAGGGCATCGCCGATCCGAAGGTGGCCGTCACGGCGCTGGCGCTGATCGGCCTGTTCAATATCTTCGGCTCGTACTGGGCAGGCAAGCTGGGCGGCCGGATGCCGAAGCGCTACCTGCTGTCGCTCATCTATTTCTCCCGCGCGGCCGTGATCGCGGTGTTCCTCGTGCTGCCGCTGTCGCCGCTGTCGGTGTACCTGTTCGCCGCCGCGATGGGCGTGCTGTGGCTGTCCACGGTGCCGCTGACGAACGGCATCATCGCCGGCGTGTTCGGGCTGTCGCACATGTCGATGCTCGCCGGCATGGTGTTCTTCTCGCACCAGATCGGCAGCTTCCTCGGCGTGTGGCTGGGCGGCTACCTGTTCGACCTGCGCGGCAGCTACGATCTCGTGTGGGGCATCTCGATCGGCCTCGGCGTGCTGGCCGGCCTGGCCAACCTGCCGATCGACGAGCGGGCGCTGGCGCGGCCGGCGCTGAAGGTGGCGTGA
- a CDS encoding Gfo/Idh/MocA family protein, with amino-acid sequence MNQPVKTIRWGILGTGKIAKAFATALKETPDAVLAAVASRGVDSATAFASEYGAHELTKSHGSYQALADDPDVDAIYIATPHPMHRENALMCLNGGKHVLVEKAFAVNRREAEDIVALARAKKLFVMEAMWTRFHPSVLEAKRIVASGEIGQVATVQGDLGFYSDAGPEHRLFNPALGGGALLDLGIYPLSIAAYFLGPVASVKAVGQLGPTGVDLQCTFVLQHENGGLAACTASLAARTPVEFTVCGSKGFVRLHNRFHNTEELTVELNDGSRRTQRVPRIGNGYAHEIIEVNRCLREGLLESPVMPADETLALMGVLDEMRRQIGVVYDADR; translated from the coding sequence ATGAACCAGCCAGTAAAAACGATTCGTTGGGGCATCCTCGGTACCGGCAAGATCGCCAAGGCCTTTGCCACCGCGCTGAAGGAGACCCCCGATGCCGTGCTCGCGGCCGTCGCGTCGAGGGGTGTTGATAGCGCTACCGCCTTCGCGTCCGAATATGGCGCGCATGAATTGACCAAGAGCCATGGCAGCTACCAGGCGTTGGCGGACGACCCGGATGTCGACGCGATTTACATCGCCACCCCGCATCCGATGCATCGCGAGAATGCGCTGATGTGCCTGAACGGGGGCAAGCATGTGCTGGTCGAGAAGGCATTCGCCGTCAACCGGCGCGAGGCGGAAGACATCGTGGCGCTGGCGCGCGCGAAAAAGCTGTTCGTGATGGAGGCGATGTGGACGCGTTTTCATCCGTCCGTGCTGGAAGCGAAGCGCATCGTGGCGAGCGGCGAAATAGGGCAGGTAGCGACAGTCCAGGGCGACCTGGGCTTTTATTCGGACGCCGGCCCGGAACATCGGCTGTTCAATCCGGCACTGGGCGGCGGCGCGCTGCTGGACCTGGGCATCTACCCGCTGTCGATCGCGGCCTATTTTCTTGGCCCGGTGGCATCGGTCAAGGCCGTCGGCCAACTGGGGCCGACAGGTGTGGACTTGCAGTGCACTTTCGTGCTGCAGCATGAGAACGGCGGCCTGGCTGCCTGCACGGCCAGCCTGGCCGCGCGCACGCCGGTCGAATTCACGGTCTGCGGCAGCAAGGGTTTTGTGCGCCTGCACAACCGTTTCCACAATACCGAAGAATTGACGGTGGAACTGAACGACGGCAGCCGCCGCACCCAGCGCGTGCCGCGCATCGGCAACGGCTATGCGCACGAGATCATCGAAGTGAATCGCTGCCTGCGCGAGGGATTGCTGGAAAGCCCGGTGATGCCGGCCGACGAAACGCTGGCGCTGATGGGCGTGCTGGACGAGATGCGACGGCAGATCGGCGTCGTCTACGACGCCGACCGCTGA
- the queA gene encoding tRNA preQ1(34) S-adenosylmethionine ribosyltransferase-isomerase QueA produces the protein MYSLSDFDFNLPPERIAQFPLPDRSASRLLHVDGKALVDRKFTDILDLLQPGDLLVMNDTRVLKARFFGIKDSGGKVEVLVERVLDTRTVLAQVRASKSPGPGVKIRLAEAFDVTVGERAGEFFTLRFEADVFDLIEQYGRLPLPPYIEHAPGEVDETRYQTVFSKVPGAVAAPTAGLHFDEALLQKLKDKGVDFAYVTLHVGAGTFQPVRTENLAEHKMHTEWYTMPQATVDAVKAARAAGRDVIAVGTTSLRALESASQSGTIEAGSADTALFITPGYRFKSVTRLITNFHLPKSTLLMLVSAFAGFDEIRAAYAHAIANEYRFFSYGDAMLLTTPNRA, from the coding sequence ATGTATTCGCTTTCCGACTTCGATTTTAACTTGCCTCCCGAGCGCATTGCTCAGTTTCCGCTGCCGGATCGCAGCGCCTCGCGCCTGCTGCACGTGGACGGGAAGGCCCTGGTCGACCGCAAGTTCACCGATATCCTCGACCTGCTCCAGCCCGGCGACCTGCTGGTGATGAACGATACCCGCGTGCTGAAGGCGCGCTTCTTCGGCATCAAGGACAGCGGCGGCAAGGTCGAGGTGCTGGTCGAACGCGTGCTCGACACGCGCACGGTGCTGGCCCAGGTGCGCGCCTCCAAGTCGCCCGGCCCCGGCGTGAAGATCCGCCTGGCCGAGGCGTTCGACGTGACCGTCGGCGAGCGCGCCGGCGAATTCTTCACGCTCCGTTTCGAGGCCGACGTGTTCGACCTGATCGAACAGTACGGCCGCCTGCCGCTGCCGCCCTACATCGAGCACGCGCCGGGCGAAGTGGACGAAACCCGCTACCAGACGGTATTCAGCAAGGTGCCCGGCGCCGTGGCCGCGCCCACCGCCGGCCTGCACTTCGACGAAGCGCTGCTGCAAAAACTCAAGGACAAGGGCGTGGACTTCGCCTATGTCACCCTGCATGTGGGCGCCGGCACGTTCCAGCCGGTGCGCACCGAGAACCTGGCCGAGCACAAGATGCACACCGAGTGGTACACGATGCCGCAAGCCACCGTGGACGCCGTGAAGGCCGCGCGTGCCGCGGGCCGCGACGTGATCGCCGTCGGCACCACCAGCCTGCGCGCGCTGGAATCGGCGTCGCAGTCGGGTACGATCGAGGCGGGCAGCGCCGACACGGCGCTGTTCATCACGCCGGGCTACCGCTTCAAGTCCGTCACGCGCCTGATCACCAACTTCCACCTGCCGAAATCCACGCTGCTGATGCTGGTCTCGGCCTTCGCCGGTTTCGACGAGATCCGCGCCGCCTACGCGCATGCGATCGCCAACGAATACCGTTTCTTCAGCTATGGCGATGCCATGTTGCTGACCACGCCGAATCGGGCCTGA
- the recG gene encoding ATP-dependent DNA helicase RecG, translating into MAETKQSKPPVKKAPVSKAAAAASKLAKLGLRTDMDLVLHLPMRYEDETEVIDIREACLRGGHTSQVEGIVTKNEITYKPRKQMIVHIADDTGELMLRFMNFYGSQAQLLAEGKRVRVRGELKHGFFGAEMVHPAYKVINEGAPLPTSLTPVYPSGEGLSQYVLRRAITDAMGRVDWTDTLPLQLVQRMQLHAFEPAIRLLHNPPHEIDEHALAERSHPAWTRMKFDELLAQQLSLKRAQNARREKGAAPLAATGTLSAAFQAALPFQLTKAQARVLEEVRADLRQPYPMQRLLQGDVGSGKTVVAALAATQAIDSGFQAALMAPTEILAEQHFRKIAAWMEPLGVKVAWLTGSLKKKEKETASALAGSGEAQLVIGTHALIQDTVQFAKLGLVIVDEQHRFGVGQRLTLRNKGADGLVPHQLMMSATPIPRTLAMTYYADLEVSVIDELPPGRTPIVTRVIDQARRDEVIERVHAAALDGRQVYWVCPLIEESEALQLQTATETYETLAGALPDLQVGLVHGRMKPAEKQEVMDAFTAGQVHVLVATTVIEVGVDVPNASLMVIEHAERFGLSQLHQLRGRVGRGSAASVCLLLYQAPLGQVAKQRLATMRETTDGFEIARRDLEIRGPGEFLGARQSGQAMLRFADLETDGWLVDQARDVAHALLHDPASEPVVEAHLERWLGGREEFLKV; encoded by the coding sequence ATGGCCGAAACGAAGCAAAGCAAGCCCCCCGTCAAGAAAGCCCCCGTGTCGAAGGCCGCCGCGGCCGCGAGCAAGCTGGCCAAGCTCGGGCTGCGCACCGACATGGACCTGGTGCTGCACCTGCCGATGCGCTACGAGGACGAAACCGAGGTGATCGATATCCGCGAGGCCTGCCTGCGCGGCGGCCACACGTCGCAGGTCGAGGGCATCGTCACGAAGAACGAGATCACGTACAAGCCGCGCAAGCAGATGATCGTCCACATCGCCGACGATACGGGCGAGCTGATGCTGCGCTTCATGAATTTCTATGGCAGCCAGGCCCAGCTGCTCGCCGAAGGCAAGCGGGTACGGGTGCGCGGCGAACTGAAACACGGGTTCTTCGGCGCGGAGATGGTGCATCCCGCCTACAAGGTGATCAACGAAGGCGCGCCCCTGCCGACTTCGCTCACACCGGTGTATCCGTCCGGCGAAGGCCTGTCGCAATACGTGCTGCGCCGCGCGATCACCGACGCGATGGGGCGCGTGGACTGGACCGACACGCTGCCGCTGCAACTGGTGCAGCGGATGCAGCTGCACGCGTTCGAGCCGGCGATCAGGCTGCTGCACAATCCGCCGCATGAAATCGACGAGCATGCGCTGGCCGAGCGCTCGCACCCGGCCTGGACCCGCATGAAGTTCGACGAGCTGCTGGCCCAGCAGCTGTCGCTGAAGCGCGCGCAGAATGCCCGCCGCGAGAAAGGCGCCGCGCCGCTGGCGGCGACCGGCACGCTGTCGGCCGCGTTCCAGGCCGCCCTGCCGTTCCAGTTGACGAAGGCGCAGGCGCGCGTGCTGGAAGAAGTGCGCGCCGACCTGCGCCAGCCTTACCCGATGCAGCGGTTGCTGCAGGGCGACGTGGGCAGCGGCAAGACCGTGGTCGCCGCGCTGGCCGCCACGCAGGCGATCGACAGCGGCTTCCAGGCCGCGCTGATGGCGCCCACCGAGATCCTGGCCGAGCAGCACTTCCGCAAGATCGCCGCGTGGATGGAACCGCTGGGCGTGAAGGTGGCGTGGCTGACGGGCAGCCTGAAAAAGAAGGAAAAGGAAACCGCTTCGGCGCTGGCCGGGTCCGGCGAGGCGCAGCTGGTGATCGGCACCCATGCGCTGATCCAGGACACGGTGCAGTTCGCAAAATTGGGCCTGGTGATCGTCGACGAGCAGCACCGCTTCGGCGTAGGCCAGCGCCTCACCCTGCGCAACAAGGGGGCGGACGGGCTGGTGCCGCACCAGCTGATGATGTCGGCCACGCCGATTCCGCGCACGCTGGCGATGACGTATTACGCCGACCTGGAAGTTTCCGTGATCGACGAGCTGCCGCCCGGCCGCACGCCGATCGTCACGCGCGTGATCGACCAGGCCCGGCGCGACGAAGTCATCGAGCGCGTGCACGCGGCCGCGCTGGACGGCCGCCAGGTCTACTGGGTCTGCCCGCTCATTGAAGAATCGGAGGCGCTGCAGCTGCAGACCGCCACCGAAACCTACGAAACGCTGGCCGGGGCGCTGCCCGACCTGCAGGTGGGCCTGGTGCACGGCCGCATGAAACCGGCCGAAAAGCAGGAAGTGATGGATGCCTTCACCGCCGGCCAGGTGCATGTGCTGGTGGCCACCACCGTGATCGAGGTGGGCGTGGACGTGCCGAATGCGTCGCTGATGGTGATCGAGCATGCGGAACGCTTCGGCCTGTCGCAGCTGCACCAGCTGCGCGGCCGCGTGGGCCGGGGTTCGGCCGCCAGCGTGTGCCTGCTGCTGTACCAGGCCCCGCTGGGCCAGGTGGCCAAACAGCGGCTGGCGACGATGCGCGAAACCACCGACGGCTTCGAAATCGCCCGGCGCGACCTGGAAATCCGCGGGCCGGGCGAATTCCTGGGAGCCCGGCAGTCCGGCCAGGCGATGCTGCGCTTTGCCGACCTGGAAACGGACGGCTGGCTGGTCGACCAGGCGCGCGATGTGGCCCATGCGCTGCTGCACGACCCGGCCAGCGAGCCGGTGGTGGAGGCACACCTGGAGCGCTGGCTGGGCGGGCGCGAGGAATTCCTGAAGGTGTAA